The Tenebrio molitor chromosome 5, icTenMoli1.1, whole genome shotgun sequence genome has a segment encoding these proteins:
- the LOC138132186 gene encoding mitochondrial glutamate carrier 1-like isoform X2, giving the protein MYKSMFDCFKKTYKAEGYFGMYRGSAVNILLITPEKAIKLAANDFFRHHLQAKNGSLSITRQMAAGGLAGFCQIIITTPMELLKIQMQDAGRVAAQAKSAGKVAPKVTATKIALELFKKHGILGLYKGIGATMLRDVSFSIVYFPLFATLNALGPRKCVGSDEAVFWCSFLSGCAAGSFAALAVNPFDVVKTRLQALTKAEGERVYSGITDAIIKTMKYEGPLAFFKGGACRMIVIAPLFGIAQMVYFLGVAEAMLGIKH; this is encoded by the exons ATGTACAAATCAAT GTTCGATTGTTTCAAGAAAACCTACAAGGCGGAAGGGTACTTCGGCATGTACAGGGGATCGGCGGTTAACATTTTGCTAATAACCCCGGAGAAAGCCATCAAGTTGGCCGCCAACGACTTCTTTCGGCACCACTTGCAGGCCAAGAacgg ATCTCTTTCGATCACGAGACAAATGGCGGCGGGTGGGCTGGCAGGGTTCTGTCAGATCATCATCACCACCCCCATGGAACTACTGAAGATCCAGATGCAAGACGCCGGACGCGTGGCGGCCCAAGCCAAGAGCG CCGGAAAAGTGGCCCCAAAAGTGACGGCCACCAAAATAGCTTTagaattatttaagaaacacGGAATATTAGGCTTGTACAAAGGCATCGGCGCCACAATGCTGCGAGACGTTTCGTTCTCGATAGTCTACTTTCCGTTGTTCGCAACCCTCAACGCTCTGGGCCCCAGAAAGTGCGTCGGTTCTG ATGAAGCCGTCTTCTGGTGTTCGTTCCTGTCGGGATGCGCGGCGGGATCCTTCGCCGCTCTGGCTGTGAATCCCTTCGACGTGGTCAAGACGCGTCTGCAAGCCCTGACCAAAGCCGAAGGAGAGCGGGTCTACAGCGGCATAACCGACGCAATAAT CAAAACTATGAAATACGAGGGCCCGCTCGCGTTCTTCAAGGGCGGAGCGTGCAGGATGATTGTGATAGCACCCCTCTTCGGTATTGCTCAAATGGTGTACTTCTTAGGCGTGGCTGAGGCAATGTTAGGCATCAAACATTAA
- the LOC138132186 gene encoding mitochondrial glutamate carrier 1-like isoform X1, which yields MGEKQREFSLLPKIINGGIAGIIGVSCVFPLDLVKTRLQNQQVGPKGERMYKSMFDCFKKTYKAEGYFGMYRGSAVNILLITPEKAIKLAANDFFRHHLQAKNGSLSITRQMAAGGLAGFCQIIITTPMELLKIQMQDAGRVAAQAKSAGKVAPKVTATKIALELFKKHGILGLYKGIGATMLRDVSFSIVYFPLFATLNALGPRKCVGSDEAVFWCSFLSGCAAGSFAALAVNPFDVVKTRLQALTKAEGERVYSGITDAIIKTMKYEGPLAFFKGGACRMIVIAPLFGIAQMVYFLGVAEAMLGIKH from the exons ATGGGCGAAAAACAACGCGAATTTTC ACTTTTACCGAAAATTATCAATGGAGGTATCGCCGGCATCATCGGGGTCTCGTGCGTCTTTCCGCTCGATCTCGTTAAAACCAGACTCCAGAATCAACAAGTCGGGCCTAAAGGGGAGCGGATGTACAAATCAAT GTTCGATTGTTTCAAGAAAACCTACAAGGCGGAAGGGTACTTCGGCATGTACAGGGGATCGGCGGTTAACATTTTGCTAATAACCCCGGAGAAAGCCATCAAGTTGGCCGCCAACGACTTCTTTCGGCACCACTTGCAGGCCAAGAacgg ATCTCTTTCGATCACGAGACAAATGGCGGCGGGTGGGCTGGCAGGGTTCTGTCAGATCATCATCACCACCCCCATGGAACTACTGAAGATCCAGATGCAAGACGCCGGACGCGTGGCGGCCCAAGCCAAGAGCG CCGGAAAAGTGGCCCCAAAAGTGACGGCCACCAAAATAGCTTTagaattatttaagaaacacGGAATATTAGGCTTGTACAAAGGCATCGGCGCCACAATGCTGCGAGACGTTTCGTTCTCGATAGTCTACTTTCCGTTGTTCGCAACCCTCAACGCTCTGGGCCCCAGAAAGTGCGTCGGTTCTG ATGAAGCCGTCTTCTGGTGTTCGTTCCTGTCGGGATGCGCGGCGGGATCCTTCGCCGCTCTGGCTGTGAATCCCTTCGACGTGGTCAAGACGCGTCTGCAAGCCCTGACCAAAGCCGAAGGAGAGCGGGTCTACAGCGGCATAACCGACGCAATAAT CAAAACTATGAAATACGAGGGCCCGCTCGCGTTCTTCAAGGGCGGAGCGTGCAGGATGATTGTGATAGCACCCCTCTTCGGTATTGCTCAAATGGTGTACTTCTTAGGCGTGGCTGAGGCAATGTTAGGCATCAAACATTAA
- the LOC138132183 gene encoding sodium-coupled monocarboxylate transporter 1-like translates to MAETALDGMLSMDMGEKVVVVPGVADVGAALQRFKWPDYVMFVVMLLICVAIGVYFGIYRGVANAQEYLMGNRKMKIFPITMSLVASYVSGISILGIPTETYLYGTQYVYLLVGLVISTIIMNYIYLPVFYNLNITSTYEYLERRFDKKVRVFGSILFTINTITWLPVVIYTPALAFNQVTGVNVHLITPIVCIICIFYTSLGGLKAVVWTDVIQAIIMFGAMVLIAVKGTLDIGGFGTVTDRSIESGRIEGPNLDLNISSRYTFWSLTIGGSIYLLQTAAVNQSMIQRYLALPSLKSAKKAVWFFTLGLCAIVLVCSYCGLLIYATFHKCDPLATKLAREKDQLLPLLVMQVLGDYPGLSGVFVAGILSASLSSLSTGLNSMAAVILEDYYHFFFTKQLTEKQSSILMKLTVIIFGIICVSLVYVIEHLGAVLQITMSIGSMASGPSLGMFTMGILLPWVNAKGALVGGTSSLVFMAWLCFKAQASIATGNLLFPEKPLSTEGCHYHFIPQHSTAVHIHINTSSEFVHPEEKFIFHHVSYLWYTLMGTLVSVVVGVATSFMTHALDPRDVDPSLLSPYLKKFIKPREFPNEPGDGIIYAYQSYNQKSQESNNVPLKEISQPE, encoded by the exons ATGGCGGAAACTGCTTTGGACGGTATGCTTTCGATGGATATGGGAGAAAAAGTGGTGGTAGTTCCAGGGGTAGCTGATGTTGGGGCGGCGCTACAGCGTTTTAAATGGCCTGATTATGTTATGTTTGTTGTTATGTTATTGATATGCGTAGCGATCGGGGTCTATTTTGGGATTTATCGAGGGGTTGCTAATGCACAAGAATATTTGATGGGTAACAGGAAGATGAAAATTTTTCCTATTACCATGTCACTAGTAGCAAG TTACGTGAGTGGCATTTCAATTCTGGGTATTCCAACTGAAACATATTTATACGGTACACAGTACGTTTATCTGTTGGTGGGACTTGTAATATCAACAATCATCATGAACTACATCTACCTCCCTgtcttttataatttaaatataactTCCACTTACGAG TACCTCGAAAGACGGTTTGACAAGAAGGTTAGGGTTTTTGGatcaattttatttaccaTCAACACg ataaCTTGGTTACCCGTTGTCATATACACTCCAGCTCTAGCTTTCAACCaag TGACTGGTGTGAATGTTCATCTTATCACTCCTATAGTATGcataatttgcatattttacaCTTCATTG GGTGGTTTAAAAGCAGTCGTTTGGACTGACGTAATTCAAGCTATCATCATGTTCGGAGCTATGGTTCTGATTGCAGTAAAAGGAACCCTCGACATTGGCGGATTTGGTACTGTAACAGATCGCAGCATAGAAAGCGGGCGCATTGAAGGACCCAA TTTAGATCTGAACATTTCGTCAAGATACACCTTTTGGTCGTTGACAATTGGAGGAAGCATATACCTTCTGCAAACGGCAGCAGTTAATCAAAGCATGATCCAGCGATATCTCGCTTTACCTTCACTCAAATCTGCTAAAAA AGCTGTGTGGTTTTTTACTTTAGGTCTGTGTGCAATAGTGCTAGTTTGCAGTTATTGTGGACTCTTAATTTATGCTACTTTTCATAAATGCGACCCTTTAGCTACGAAG CTGGCAAGGGAAAAAGATCAGCTTTTGCCACTACTCGTTATGCAAGTGTTGGGAGACTACCCCGGACTGTCAGGAGTCTTTGTAGCAGGGATATTGAGTGCATCGCTaag CTCTTTATCGACCGGTCTTAATTCCATGGCTGCCGTAATACTTGAAGATTACTATCACTTCTTTTTCACCAAACAACTAACCGAAAAGCAATCctcgatattaatgaaattgacagttaTTATATTTGGTATAATTTGTGTGAGTTTAGTGTACGTTATTGAACACTTGGGGGCAGTACTACAG ATAACAATGAGCATTGGGTCCATGGCGAGCGGACCATCACTCGGAATGTTTACAATGGGTATACTCCTGCCGTGGGTAAATGCAAAG GGCGCCCTCGTGGGAGGGACTTCGTCTTTGGTTTTCATGGCTTGGCTGTGCTTCAAAGCTCAAGCGTCAATAGCCACTGGTAACTTGTTGTTCCCTGAAAAACCACTAAGTACCGAAGGGTGTCACTATCACTTCATCCCTCAGCACTCTACGGCAGTTCATATTCACATCAATACTTCTTCTGAATTCGTACATCCGGA GGAGAAATTTATATTCCATCACGTTTCTTATTTGTGGTACACATTAATGGGAACGCTTGTGTCGGTTGTGGTTGGTGTAGCGACGAGTTTCATGACGCATGCATTAGATCCTCGAGATGTAGACCCCTCTTTACTGTCTCCTTAtctcaaaaaatttattaaaccgAGAGAATTTCCTAATGAACCCGGAGACGGAATTATATATGCTTACCAAAGTTACAATCAG AAAAGCCAAGAATCAAACAATGTTCCACTGAAAGAGATCTCGCAACCTGAATAA